The Delphinus delphis chromosome 11, mDelDel1.2, whole genome shotgun sequence DNA segment CCTGTCCCGACCTGGCCTTGTGCCccaccctcctctgccctcccaatcaGATGCCCGGAGTTAGCAGGCTCCCATGTTTACCCAGAGGCAATCGATCACGCTGGCACAGCTACGAGCACACAGCTGGCCCAGGGAAGACCATGCAGTTACCGGGCCACACCTGCCCTTTGACCTCCTGTTACCCCCGACAGCCTTTGATCCCTTCTGGCCTGGAGGCCGGAGGCTGGGCGGGTGACACCCACTGACACTGAGCAGCCGGGCAGAAGGGCCAGCGGGGACGGCAGCTGACTGTGAAGATCAGAAGAGACTTGGAATAAGAGTCCCCGAGCTTGGGTTTCAATCCCAATCTGGTCCTGAATggtctcaggcaagtcacttcacctgtcAAGGCCTGGatttttccatctgcaaaatgggcaaaCTAAGAACAAACTGCTCCCTGTTTGTTCTCAGAGCTGTGAGAGCGAAGTGTAACTTTAGGTGTAAATATCAAGAATTTGGGAGGAAAATCAATAGTCTGACACTATTCGACAGCATTCCAGCAATAATGAAAGGTTAGGATGGAGAAAGCGGGGGTGACGGGTGTCCTTGGGGCTGCCCAGCTCATTCCTTCTTGTCCCCGCAGGCCGCGCCTCTCCTGCCGTCCTGCCCACTCCCCTCTGTGGCCTCCCAGCCCGTCCATGGCTGCAGACGACGGAAAAGTGGCAGTCCCCAAGGATGGGCCTTCTGTGGTCTCCTGGGTccctgaggagggagagaagtTGGACCAGGAAGGCAAGGACCAGGTGAAGGATCGGGGCCAGTGGAGCAACAAGATGGAGTTCGTGCTGTCCGTGGCCGGGGAGATTATCGGGCTGGGCAACGTCTGGAGGTTTCCCTACCTCTGCTACAAAAACGGGGGAGGTGAGTTCACTCTGAGGTGGGGAGAGCAGTGCCCACCTGGGCACCTCCTGCCTGGGCAGTGGAGGGAGGCTGGCAGGGAGCTTGACTCCAGCATCCCCCTGCTGTGAAATGGGGACGCTTCCTCACGGTGAGCTCCTCGCAGCTCACACTCTGGCCACCCTTGCCAGGCACCATGCTCGATACAAAGCACAACACACTCCGGGTTACACTCCAGCAAAGAGCAGCAGACCACAGACAGATACGTCCACTGTGGTCTGTCACATGGTGGGGAGTGGACGGGCCAGAagcagagcagggaggaggggcggggaggggcgtgAGATGGGAAGCGAGGGGACCAGGAAAGGGTCCGTCCGGGAGGTGGCCTTTGAGCccagacttgaaggaggtgaaggagCCAGTCTCAAGGATGCAGTTCAAGTGAAGAACATTCCAAACACAGGGAACGGCAAGGGGACAATGACAGGCGGGAGAGGAGCCAGAGGTCGGGGCTCAGCCCCTCCGGGCCCTGCTCTAGTGACATGGGAGCCACTGAGGAATGTTGATCAAAGAAATGACATTATCTtgtctatgatttttttcttttttttttttttttttttttttgcaatacgcgggcctctcactgttgtggcctctcccgtcgtggagcacgggctccggacgcgcaggctcagcggccatggctcacgggcgcagccgctccacggcacgtgggatccccccggaccagggcacgaacccgtgtcccctgcatcggcaggcggactctcaaccactgcgccaccaaggaagccctatgatttttttttttaattcaagaaacaattttatatttttcagcacTGGTAGTAAAAATGAGCAGGGGCACGGTGGGGAGGGATCAGAGTCACCTTTGTAAGTGTACAATTAAGTggttttagtatgttcacagacTCGTGCAACCATTACCACGACTGATTCTAGaaaatttccatcacccccagagAAGCCCTGTACCTGTTAGAAGTCACCCCCAAGCCCTCTCTCCAccagccctgggcaaccactcatctacttcCTGTGGCTGTGGATTTAACCTATTTGGAatgtttcacataaatggaagaaTTCATTTAGATGAGTTTATGTGTGACTGGCCAGATTcatttttgccttttgaaaatAACTGTATTCCTCTTGTGGAAATGATATATGTGGATATTAGAAACATTCCAGAAAggtaaaaaagaaggaacattCCTGTTTAAAAATAACCAGTTTAGAAAATCCTTCTAAACACTGTTTCTAtttaatttgacaaatatttagtgaacatCTACCACGTGTCTtgctctctgttttatttatttattttaaaaaaattatttatgtattttattttcggctgcgttgggtcttcgttgccgtacgcgggctttctctagttgcagcgagcaggggttactcttcgttgcggtgcgcgggcttctcattgcggtggcttctctcgttgcggagcacgggctctaggcgcgtgggcttcagtagttgcagcatgtgggctcagtagttgtggctcgcgggccctagagcacaggttcagtagttgtggtgcacacgggcttagttgctccgcggcatgtgggattttcccggaccagggctcgaacccgtgtcccctgcattggcaggcggattcttaaccaccgcgccaccagggaagccccttttattcatttatttgatgtggaccattttttaaaagtctttattgaatttgttacaatattgcttcttttattttacgttttgttttttggccacatgtgggatcttagttccctgaccagggatcgaacctgcaccccctgcattggaaggcaaagtgttaaccactgaccaccagggaagtcccttgctctCTGTTTTAAAACTTATAGTTCTTACTGCAAATTGCCTAAACCGATGActccaaagaaatagaaatgggaCTTCCCAGgcaggccagggctggggtgaggaCTAACGCTGGGGGAGGACGTGGTGGCTTATTCTTGCCCCGGCCGCAGTGTCACGGACATACAGGTGGCTATGACCAAAGATGATCTCGTCAGAGCCCTTGTTCCACAGACGAGGACAGGGGCCCAGAGACCTCAACCACTCGCCTGGGACCACGGAGCTGGTTGGCAGCAGCAGGCCTGGGCAGACTCACCAATCCGTCTTTGCTCTCACATGTTGCTATTGGGAGGGCAGATGGTACAAGAGTTTGGGAGGGCAATTTGGAAATGCCGGTCAAAGACCTTAAAAATGTtcatccctgggacttccctggaggtccagtggttaggactctgtggcgcttccactgccatgggcccgggttccatccctggccggggaactaagatcccgcatgcctcgtggcatggccaaaaaaaaaaaaaaagtttattctgaaaaggtggaaacaacccaaacgtccatcagtggatgaatggataaacaaaatgtgacctATAGTGACACTGGGTAGTTATTTAGccttggaaaggaaggaaattctgatacatgctgcgacacggatgaaacttgaagacattatgctaaataagtcagtcatgaaagaataaatactgtaggattccatgAGGTGCCTAGAATGATCAAGTttgtagagacagaaagaggaagggtgggtgccggggctgggggagggggaggggagtgagtgttgaaaggggacagagtttcagtttgggaggaCGAGAAAACTCTAGAGACGGACggcggtgatggttgcacaacagtgtgaatgaacTGAGAGCTGCtgagctgtgcacttaaaaatggttaaaatagtaaaagtTATGTTACGTACATTTTAtgacagaaaaagcaaaaaaaaaaaaaggtccatttCTCTTGCCCTCTGACTCAGCAGTTCCTCTGCTGGAAGTTTAAACTAAGGAGCAGAGTAGACAAGTGCACGAGAATGTGGGCAACGGTCCTCACCGCAGCAGGCTAGCAGAGGTGCGGCCTTGTCTGCAGGGGGCCCAGCTCAGACCAGAGCCTGAGGGAGGGGAAATGCCCTCTGAAAACGATTACAGGGAAAGTCGTTTTCccaaggtgtttttgtttgttggtttctCTCGAAAACGTAACAAACTCGATGATTTAATAAGCATATCAAATTATACAGAACACGTTTTCGGTtccaaaaagaataaatggacTAGATCTGTGAAGCACACTGAGAAAATACACAGGGCATATATTAGGGTCTCCATCTCCATTATCATTCATTTCCCTTCGAAGGTCTTTCCTATGCCGGGTGGGGCGCGGACTGGAAACTTTCCGCCGGGCCCTGTTCACAGGCAGGAGGAAGCTGCTGTCTTGGGCCCCTGGGGGCTGCGGGGGGCGGCTGAGGGGTTGGCTGCCAGCTcagcccccttccccctcctcggcAGGAGCCTTCTTCTTCCCCTACTTCATCTTCTTCTTCACCTGCGGCATCCCAGTGTTCTTTCTGGAAGTGGCGTTGGGCCAGTACACCAGCCAGGGCAGCGTCACAGCCTGGAGGAAgatctgccccctcctccagggtgAGTGCGTTccagccacaccccacccccccacccccccctacccccccaccccccggccatcaccctccctgcttccttcatCCACCCTGTGCTGAGGGCTGCAGAGGAGCTAGGACGTGTCATCAGGCTTCCTGGGGCCCGAAGCTTCTAGAACCTGGGTGGAAGCAGTCTCCAGGAAGGACGATACAAAATTATAACTGGGCACAACATGAGGTGCAGAGTCTTGGGAGGAGTCCTTGCCAGTGAGGAACCCTGAAGCTGAGTCTTCACAGCTTCGCAGGAAACGTGCTCCCGAGCGCGTGGCCTGGTCCCAGACACGCCTCCACGGGGTATAatcatggtgatgatggtgatgaggtGCCAGGGCTCACATCAGCACGTCACACGCGTTTGCGTCCTCACCTAGCCCTCCAGGAGCGTCTGCGTTACCCTCGtaagatgagaaaatgaggccATTCGCTAACGCAGGTCTCCGTGGGTTTGTGCTGTGTCCTGGGTTAGGGACTAAGCTGgtcccagcccccgccctcccTCTGGGGCTCTGCTGGCACTGATGTGAGCAGTGAGGATGTCCTCTTCCACCCTCTGTTCAGCTGATGGCGCCCTGGCGGCCAGTGGGAAACCCAGGGGCCTTCTGGTCCCCGAGCGGCTCCTCGCAGGGTTGCGGGGGAGGGAGGACTCTGCCTCGGACGCCAGGCCCTAAGGGGCCGGGCCCGGGACAGGCCTGTCTGGGGGCCGCCAAGCCTCCGCTGGACGGCGTGGACGTGGTAGAAGCACGCTGGCTCCTGAGCAGACGGGGAGCCTGACCAGGGGCTGGGCGGCGGGGCATGGCTCGTCTGGTGCTTACCCCTCTTGGGGCGTCAGATGGTTTTGTGGGGTCCTTGGGGGTCCATGTGGTGATTTGGGGGGTCCCTGTGGGGTCTCTGGGATGATTTCCTCGGATCCTTGGGGGTCCGTGTGAGCTGTGTGTGGTCCACGTGGAGTCTGTCCTCGGCTTGCTCCCTGGGGTCCACGGCCCCACCGAGGCTGCCCGGGTCCTTGCCTGATGCCCACACACGCGTGGGTTCCCTCCACCCTCCAGAGGCTCGGATGCCTAGTGAGACCCGAACTCAGGAACCTCCTGCCTCTGGCCTCGTGCCTCTGTTCCTCCCGTCCCTTGCGACTTCACAAGTGATGCTGATTGTCacagaaaaactagaaaaaccagagaaagaaaagaacttttaaaagtgAACTGAAATCTGTCACCCAGAGACCCACCTGTTAACCTCTGGACGATGCTCCTTCCGGAGATTCTCTCATGAAAAAACAAATGTGTTCAGATGTACATCATAAAACTGGGAGAATGCCTAGGGCGGTGCTCTGTCACCTGCTTTTCTTACTTAGAAAGATAAGGAGTAAAGGGCCTCTCAGGCCCGTGAATGAGCCCCGCGGGGTCTCTGTGGCCCCTGTCCTTCCAGCACGGTGGGCGGCCCCCAGGCTGACGCTGGTCTCTGGGACCCCCTTGTTACTTCCCTCCCCCCGCAAGGCATTGGCCTGGCGTCTGTGGTCATCGAGGCCTATCTGAACGTCTACTACATCATCATCCTCTCCTGGGCCCTCTTCTACCTGTTCAGCTCCTTTACCTCCGAGCTGCCCTGGACTGCCTGCACCCACTCCTGGAACACAGGTACCTGTCGTGTCAGCCCTGGGATGGGGCAGCTGGGGCCGGGCGAACAGTGATGGAGCTCCTGGCAGAACAGCCCCCAAGCCGAGCTGGGCGGGCACAGGTGGCCACTCTGCTGGCCGACCCCGTGTGGGATCTCCAACCAGCCGCCAGGACAGCCGACAACCCGGTGGGACAGTGGGTGACAAGCGGCTGCCAGGCGCTAACACCCCCCAACGTCCACCCACCGAGCCAGTGTTCACTGcgggcctactgtgtgccagaccttCAAGACCCGGCGGTGGGCCCGGTTGATCCGGCCCAGCCCGCACCAGGGACAGTCAAGCGCTGGGAACAGACGAGCGGACAGAACAGTGGCAGATTTCGACGGGTGACCATGGAAGGACGGGAAGGGGCCTGCATGGGGACCACTCCCGGCGGGGCCGTCCCGCGAGCCCATCCCCCCATCGCTGGGGAGTGAGGTGCACACGTGGGCATGGGGGCCTGGCCTGAGGTCTGGACAGGGTCAGAGGTGGCTGGCAGCATGGCCAGAGGAGCAGCCAGCTTCACCAGGACGAGAGCAGTGTGAGGCGCACAGGGACGGGGGCTGGTCACCCGAGCCACCCGAGCCGGGACTCCTGATGCTGGAAAGCGGGGGCTCCAGATGAAGCTCTGGGGACCGGGAATGCGAAGCCAGAGGGGGGTGGACGGGGTGTGAGGGCGCCTCTGCCCGCCTGGCCCGCTGCTGACGCCCCTCTTGTCCCCTGCAGAGCACTGCATGGACTTCCCGAACCGCTCAGCAGCTGGCGCGGCGGCCCCGCCCGTGAACTTCACCTCCCCCGTCATGGAATTCTGGGAGTAGGTGCCCGGCCTGGAGGCCGCCTCCCGGGGGCCCCAGGCGGAGGGAATTTGGATGTCTGGGGCCCGGGACTGGGGGTGCAGGTGTACACCTCTCTGTGCATGCTTTCCAGCACTCACGTCACTAGGAGATGAGGGACCCTCCACACCTACCGTCCACACCCTCACACTCGCCCCGCATCCACCTGTGTCCACCTGGACTCACGCGCGCGTCCACGTGACTTGCATCGCACACATGCCTTCTTACAGTCACCCACCCGCACCCACACGCCCGCCTGCACGTAGACAGCCACGGCCGACGGCCAGCGCGAGCTGGGAATAGTCTGCGCCAGCTCCGTGTGCCCTGATGTCCTGGTGGTGGCTTGAAATTGGCCGacgtgggagtatttacaccacaggaaCTGGCAAATTTCTACACTCACGCCTGCACCCTCCACACGAGCACTTGCACCCCAGCGTCCACACGTGTCCACCCTTGCGCTTATACAAGTCTACCCGCCCTCACACTTACCTTGGCCCACAGGTACTCACCGACACTCTCCCCGGGGCGCCCTCCCGGCATCCACGCCGCCCTCATGCCCACCGACCCCGGCACACACGTGTTCCCATCACCCCAGTCACTCTTCAGATGCTGACGCCCATCCAGCCCCTCTGTCTGCTTCCCAAGCACCTGCTCATCAACTGTCCGTATGGGTCTCTGCTCCCCACGGGCTCGAGCTCGCTCGGACGCTTACTGCcctcactctctgtctctatctctctgaCAACAGAGAAAGCTGAATGAGTTAGACAGATATCTATGGGATTACGTGGCCGTCTAATGGCCAGGGGCTTAGAGACCACAGGTGGGAACGTGCTGGccatggggcaggggaggggtgggggcagggaggcgtGGACTCTGAGACCCATGGGGTCAGCTCTGAGGATGAGGACACCTGATGGCGCAGGCCACTGTCCCCTCGGCCTCACCTGGTTGTGTGTCTCCCCGTCCGCAGGAGACGTGTTCTGGGCATCAGCTCCGGCATCCACGACCTGGGGGCCCTGCGCTGGGAGCTGGCCCTCTGCCTCCTGCTTGCCTGGGTCGTCTGCTACTTCTGCATCTGGAAGGGCGTCAAGTCCACGGGCAAGGTAAGGGGTCCTGGCTCCGGGACCACTCTCTGTGGCCCCCAGGGTCCATGGGGACACACATGGCACGCCTCTGGAGACCTGAAAGAGAAAGCAGTGAAAGGGAGAGGCCTGCTGAGAACAGGGGACGTCGCGGGAAGGCAGGGTTTAGCTCAACACAAGAGAAGGCTTTCTTTTTCGGTATGACTTTCAAAGGCCTGTTTACGTAAGTGACGTGCAGAGCAAAATAAGAACCATGAAAGTCCCAGTGTCAGAGCTGAGCCACCAGCGGGCTGGAGGGGTGTCTGCTCATCCCTGTCAGCGTTTTGCTGGTCGGCTTCTAGCTTCCTTTatacgcatgtgtgtgtgttgtgtgaaTATCGCACAATCAGGATCACACACTCGTACGACGTGCTTGTCTCGTTTAACAACACACCAAGACCACGTCTAGGATGAAGTGGCAAACAGAACAGTCTTTGAGGTGGCGGGTTTCCAACCTCTGAAGGAGCTCAGGCTGAGGGTGGACACAGTGGCCTGTTGTGTGTACGGAGTTCACACTGGAGCATCATTTCCAACCCAGGGAGTCTGACATTGGTGCTCCACGCTTGTTACCGCCGGGAACAGACAGGGCCCCACCTTCCCTGATTAGCCCCTCCCAAAGCAGCCTCCCCCTTCCACGGATTGTTGTAATAATGATAACATAAAAATAGTAGTACTAACGACATGGACAGTGCCGCCCTCCCGGGGAAGGGGCAGAGTGGAGCCCCCCGTGTGTCTCCCGTCCCCCAGAGCTCAGGCCAATGCTGCTCCCCCAGCCTTAAGCCTGGAAAAGTTCAGTCTAAATTTCCCCACTGATCACTGTACAAACCTGCTCACCTTCCCCCTGGGCAGGGGAGTCCCACCCTCTTCAATGGGGCAAGGGGCGGGCGAACAGCCGGGATAAGGGATTAAGAGAGACCAGAATCTGGATTCAAAAAGAgttcttgagggcttccctggtggcgcagtggttgagagtccacctgccgatgcaggggacacaggttcgtgccccggtccaggaagatcccacatgccgcggagcggctgggcccgtgagccatggccgctgcgcctgcgcgtccggagcctgtgctccgcaacgggagaggccacaacagtgagaggcccgcgtatcgcaaaaaaaaaaaaaaagagttcttgaAATGTCACGGGTGGAAACTCATACCCCTCCCTGtccttcctcctgtccctttGCCTCGCTGATGTGTGTCTCATCCTCTGCTGGGGAGCCCCAGACACCCCAGAATGTGTAAAGGAAGGGGTGGGAAGTTTCCTGTGCTCACCCCTCCTCCGAGGCGGCTCGCGCTGCCTGGGGAAGGGTGACCTTGGTCTTCTCCCCTGCAGGTTGTCTACTTCACAGCCACGTTCCCCTACCTGATGCTGGTCATCCTACTGATCCGGGGCATCACCCTGCCCGGAGCCTACGAGGGCATCATCTACTATCTAAAACCAGATTTGCTTCGGCTCAAGGACCCCCAGGTAGGAACCTCACTGGGGACTGTTTCCCCAGGCATCTCCCGCCCCAAACCAGATCTGGAGTTTTGAAAACCTTTGATTGCTTTTCGCTGTTTAGAGGCAATCTGTGCCCACTGGAGGCAAAAGTAGATAATAGAGAAGACAATTATGAAAAAGGAACTAAAAACCTCTCATAACCCCACCACTCAGCTATAACCTCTGTTAGCATTTTAGTATATTTCcttccaatatttttttctatctggtgtgtgtgtgtgcgtgtgtgtgtgttttcacgtGGTTGAGACAATTATTCGTggagataaatatattttcacttaaaTTATAGTGTAAGCATCTTCCTTGTTATTAAACCCATTTGTAAATGTCATTTTATCATTTGCATAATGTTTCCTCCGTCCCCCATCCATCCGCTCACTCATCCAGCCAGGATGTACTGCGGTCCCATAAGTCCAGGTACCTCTCTAGAGCTGGTGTGGGCAGCGGGCGGACAGACCCGGACATATGACCTCTGGGCATCCACACCTAGGGCAGGTGTCGGCTTTACTCAGTTCTTCCCCGTTCCTGCACATTTaggtcatgtatttttttttttatgattgtaCAGACAGCTGCGAGGAACACCTTGTGTTTAAATCTCTGACCACATCTCTGATTACTTCCTGACAGTAGTCAGACGTAGAGGTGGGATTAAAGTCAGGGAGCACACGCACCTTTTAAGGCTCTTGACGTGTGCTGTGGACTTTGACCGCCCGCGTTGGTGGGTACCCTTCCTTCTGTGGCCCATGAGAGATTGAAGGAGAATTAATTTTGACCTTTGATAGGTAAAAGTAGTAGCATGttgccattttcatttttttttttactagtgcGATGTGGGACATTTTGCCCCTCTGGACTTGTCTGAGCGCAttctttgcccctccccctcccccccccccccccccccccgtggagTCTTGGTGTCTTCTCTCTATATTTGAAGGCGTGGCCTCTGCCCACATGGCTGCCTGGGGGCACCTGCAGGTTGAGGGCGGCCAGGTCCTCAGCTCCGCCCTGCAGACAGGCCTCCTTCTCTGGTTCACCGTCTGTGGTGAACCAACTAGAAGTTACAGTCACGCGCACCAACGTGGTGCGTGCTCAGTGCCCAGGGGAAGAGGATGCGTTAGTGGGCGTAGGCTGTAACGTGGGCTCTGCGGGGACGGAGGGGCCGCTGGTTGTGGAGGTGTGGGGCGGTCACTGCTCCAGGCCCTGGCGGGCTCCCCCCATCTTCCCACCGCTTCCTCGGGGTCTCCTGCAGGTGTGGATGGACGCAGGCACCCAGATCTTCTTCTCCTTCGCCATCTGCCAGGGGTGCCTGACGGCCCTGGGCAGCTACAACAAGTACCACAACAACTGCTACAGGTGAGCGGGGCGCAGGTCCCGGGAGGGGGCCTTCCTCCGTTGTGAGCAGGCGCCCGAAGCTGTGGTCCCCTTTCCAGACCtggtctttctccctccctttcttctcttcaccTTCTGGTACCTGGTCTTGGGCTcctttcccccacctcctttcctctGTCCTCTTTACCGCTCACCGTCTTTGGATGTCCCCCCCACGATgggtttctttctcccttttccttcccattttctgCAGGGACAGCATCGCCCTCTGCTTCCTGAACAGCGCCACCAGCTTCGTGGCCGGGTTTGTGGTCTTCTCCATCCTGGGCTTCATGTCCCAGGAGCAGGGGGTGCCCATCTCTGAGGTGGCCGAGTCAGGTGGGCGCTGCTTTGCTGCCTGGGgccggggaggaggggcaggggacagGAGGCCAGGGGTCCCAGAAGCTACGTACTGTAGGAACCTTTCAACATCAGGCGGCCATGCTAGGCACAGAGCAGAACCCCAAaaccagggaagggaggagggaggcggggaCGGGTGGGAGGACGGACGCACGAGTGGAAAGCGTGCTCCCCAGAGCAGTAGAAGAGCCAGCCGGCCCTCGGGAACcagcgcacgcacgcacgcaggcgcacgcacgcacgcaggcGCACGCACGCAGGCGCGCGCACATGCGCGCGAACACCGGGGCGGGCTCCTGATGGCGTCTGTACCTGGCAGGCCCCGGTCTGGCCTTCATTGCCTTCCCCAAGGCTGTGAGCATGATGCCCCTGTCCCAGCTGTGGTCCTGCCTCTTCTTCATCATGCTCATCTTCCTCGGGCTGGACAGCCAGGttcgcccccgcccccgcctgccCTCCGACCCCCTTACTAGCTTCTGCGTCCGCCGCCATAACCTCCCCGACCTCGCTGGCCCCCGACCGGActtcccagccctggccccgGCATCCGGGGCCTGTCCTTGAGGCTGGTCGGGGGACGCCCGGCCTCCTTTTCCGGGAGGGGCCACCTGCTTTGCTCCCCCAGGCCCGACCCTTCCGCGCGCAGATGTGGACGCGCCCTCCCAAACCTTCGGGCCGCCCAGCCCCGCCCAGCCAACCCTCGCGGCTGGCACCTTCCGTGGTGGAGACGAGGCTGAGGCAGGGTTGGCCTCACCCCGGTTCTGGCCCCATGCACTCTGTGGGCCAGCGTGGGGTTGGGGAGCGAGGAGGCAGCGGCCCCTCTTACCAGCCCCCTCCGGCCCACAGTTTGTCTGTGTGGAATGCCTGGTGACAGCCTCCGTGGACATGTTCCCCAGGCAGCTCCGGAAGAGCGGGCGGCGGGAGCTCCTGATCCTTGCCATCGTGGTCCTGTGCTACCTGATCGGGCTCTTCCTGGTCACCGAGGTGAGTGGCGGGGGCGGCCTGCAGGCTGGCGACCCCCTGACACCCTCAGAGCCACATTCCCCTCGCCTGCCCGGCCCTTCACTGCGAGGTTGGAGGGACCACATGGCGGAAACTTCCTGTGTTGGTTCCCTCTCCTTTGGTTTCAGGTGACAGAAATCAAACAAGTTGGCTTAAGCAGGAAGGTGAATTTTTTTGGTTAGGAAACAGAAAAGTCTAGAGATGCTTCGGTTTCAGGCACGGTTGGATCCAGCAGCTCCAGTGGCATCCTCAGGGATGCTCCCCTCTATCTCCTGGCTTCCCTTTCCTCTGGTGATGTCATTCTTGGGCGGATTTCCCTCCTGGGATGTTACAGACAGCTCTGGGCAGCTTCAGGGTTCCCTTCTGCCACCAGCCAACCCCTGGGGGGATAGGGCTCTTTCCCTGAGAATTGGCCATTGCTCTTCTTTAGGCCTGGAGCAGGGAGGGGCGCACACTCAGAGTGAGGTGGCCGTAACTCGGCAACTTCCGGAAGGTGGGATGCTGGATAGACAGCACAGTGTATGTGCACCACAGTCCCCGGGGTCCTCGCAGATGTCAGAGATGTTGTCAGAtgagggcagggaggctgggagtCAGGGACAGGTGGGGCAAACTCTTTTTGGCTGCAAGGGATGAATTCCCTGGACCGGGCAGGGTGGCCTCCCAGATGGGCTCCTGTCATCTCGTGTGGGCTGGGGCATGTCCCCTGCCCCCCGGCCGAGGTCTCACTCTGCCTCTTGCCCCACAGGGCGGGATGTACATCTTCCAGCTGTTTGATTATTACGCCTGCAGTGGCACGTGCCTGCTGTTCCTTTCCGTGTTTGAAGTGATCT contains these protein-coding regions:
- the SLC6A12 gene encoding sodium- and chloride-dependent betaine transporter isoform X2, with translation MAADDGKVAVPKDGPSVVSWVPEEGEKLDQEGKDQVKDRGQWSNKMEFVLSVAGEIIGLGNVWRFPYLCYKNGGGAFFFPYFIFFFTCGIPVFFLEVALGQYTSQGSVTAWRKICPLLQGIGLASVVIEAYLNVYYIIILSWALFYLFSSFTSELPWTACTHSWNTEHCMDFPNRSAAGAAAPPVNFTSPVMEFWERRVLGISSGIHDLGALRWELALCLLLAWVVCYFCIWKGVKSTGKVVYFTATFPYLMLVILLIRGITLPGAYEGIIYYLKPDLLRLKDPQVWMDAGTQIFFSFAICQGCLTALGSYNKYHNNCYRDSIALCFLNSATSFVAGFVVFSILGFMSQEQGVPISEVAESGPGLAFIAFPKAVSMMPLSQLWSCLFFIMLIFLGLDSQFVCVECLVTASVDMFPRQLRKSGRRELLILAIVVLCYLIGLFLVTEGGMYIFQLFDYYACSGTCLLFLSVFEVICIGWVYGADRFYDNVEDMIGYRPWPLVKISWLFLTPGLCLATFLFSLSKYTPLRYNNVYVYPAWGYFIGWLLAGSSMSCVPLFVVVALLKTQGSFRKSQKTQRAISRRAWFLLTYEEDQRRGLLAFGPAA
- the SLC6A12 gene encoding sodium- and chloride-dependent betaine transporter isoform X1; translated protein: MAADDGKVAVPKDGPSVVSWVPEEGEKLDQEGKDQVKDRGQWSNKMEFVLSVAGEIIGLGNVWRFPYLCYKNGGGAFFFPYFIFFFTCGIPVFFLEVALGQYTSQGSVTAWRKICPLLQGIGLASVVIEAYLNVYYIIILSWALFYLFSSFTSELPWTACTHSWNTEHCMDFPNRSAAGAAAPPVNFTSPVMEFWERRVLGISSGIHDLGALRWELALCLLLAWVVCYFCIWKGVKSTGKVVYFTATFPYLMLVILLIRGITLPGAYEGIIYYLKPDLLRLKDPQVWMDAGTQIFFSFAICQGCLTALGSYNKYHNNCYRDSIALCFLNSATSFVAGFVVFSILGFMSQEQGVPISEVAESGPGLAFIAFPKAVSMMPLSQLWSCLFFIMLIFLGLDSQFVCVECLVTASVDMFPRQLRKSGRRELLILAIVVLCYLIGLFLVTEGGMYIFQLFDYYACSGTCLLFLSVFEVICIGWVYGADRFYDNVEDMIGYRPWPLVKISWLFLTPGLCLATFLFSLSKYTPLRYNNVYVYPAWGYFIGWLLAGSSMSCVPLFVVVALLKTQGSFRKRLRQLVTPDPSLPQPKRHLCLDGGSSQDCGPSPTKAGLMAGEKETHL